In one Leptidea sinapis chromosome 25, ilLepSina1.1, whole genome shotgun sequence genomic region, the following are encoded:
- the LOC126972048 gene encoding toll-like receptor 7 gives MDKVFKMIMNVVLFCLVMGAALTEAPDASDCVRVTKESVECNVRTLSSDRDVVGSMHSDGAVKLAISCASDLLESTLKDHQFGKMQGLAEINIANCKILRLPGNVFEGLRGLKTLSLRTMNNDWGYNRELEMSFGAFNGLRELHTLDLAQNNIRKIPSDLFCALENVITLNLTRNKIKFVDELGFGHKCGSTLQTIDLSHNDIMSLPADSEILHLRRLTQLFLQNNKISELPTEVFSDLLSLKVVNLSENAINYLPEGLFQNSKEIREIYLRNNELELLPKRIFNRLEQLLVLDISVNKLKGDQIEVETFGGLIRLIVLDLSNNVIARISKNMFKDLFFLQILNLSNNSIGFIEGNAFSPLFNLHTLNLGLNKIRTVEDHMFNGLFILNKMNLNNNLLAYVSENAFKNCSDLKELDLSSNKLTEIPAAILQLPFLKSLDLGENLLTEITNSSFKNLSQLTGLRLIDNQIGNLTAGMFWDMPSLQVLNIAKNKIQAIGTETFQKNTQLEAVRLDTNFISDINGVFVSLTKLLWLNLSENHLVWFDYAFVPPNLKWLDIHANFIEILGNYYKIQNQLRVRTLDVSHNRIVSLAPLSIPNSVELLFVNNNEITNIEPDTFTEKTNLTRVDMYSNKIETLDANSLRISRSSDKDKALPQFYMSGNPFRCDCTMKWLLLVNSVSSRQYPYVMDLNNVACKESYVRGAKNQPVTTLHAKDFLCKYDQHCPEDCNCCDFTFCNCKAVCPVGCSCYHDSTKATNVVDCSAKQTDTLPRDIPIAATHIYLDGNSYIELNETIFELIRKAVVLYLNSSNILNIKNNTFREMVDLRILHLDNNKLKQLQGLEFSKLNNLRELYLQNNGIEFISNLTFTHLSSLEVLRLDGNKLVNYGLWHLDNNKKLQTLFIGNNLWSCNCKYLQGFLTYISQNVEKVVDIRSLWCANEKESLLKKPLNLNITACSEISDGSVISAFFVSNNIPLLASILTGFMLVLLILALVFTFRYACRMWLYSNCGIKLSPLASAFNDADKLYDAYICYSPKDEEFIIETLARELENGYPSYHLCLHYRDVPQFEATYAQFPDLVVEATEASRRIIVVLTKNFILTEWSQIEFRQALQRALRKNPHKLLIVTVGPVPRDPELKSYFKTGLEITWKEKRFWERLRYAMPSSKRRGHKLKRLNYGRNSNTYTMDASVLNSTCQTLCGKSANSAERSPCDRPLSEHIYSTIDSDYPSNDIQGRHNHQQSVILQHTVQTYLV, from the coding sequence ATGGATAAAGTGTTTAAAATGATTATGAACGTGGTATTGTTTTGTTTAGTGATGGGTGCGGCGCTTACAGAAGCGCCCGACGCATCGGATTGTGTTCGAGTGACCAAGGAGAGTGTGGAGTGCAATGTGAGGACCCTGTCGTCGGACCGGGATGTAGTCGGTTCGATGCACTCGGATGGCGCGGTAAAACTCGCTATCAGTTGTGCCTCCGACCTTCTTGAGAGCACCCTAAAAGACCACCAGTTCGGAAAAATGCAAGGTTTGGCAGAAATCAATATCGCCAACTGCAAAATACTTCGTCTTCCTGGAAATGTCTTTGAAGGTCTTCGGGGCCTAAAGACGCTCTCTCTGCGTACAATGAACAATGATTGGGGATACAATAGAGAACTGGAAATGTCTTTTGGCGCATTTAACGGATTAAGAGAATTGCATACGTTGGATTTGGCCCAGAACAACATTAGGAAAATCCCATCAGATTTATTCTGCGCGCTCGAAAATGTAATAACCTTAAATCTAACCcgcaataaaataaagtttgttGATGAATTAGGCTTCGGTCACAAGTGTGGCTCTACATTGCAGACTATTGATCTAAGCCACAATGACATCATGTCTTTGCCGGCTGACTCTGAAATATTACATTTGCGGCGGCTTACTCAGCTATTCCtgcaaaataacaaaataagcgAGCTACCTACAGAAGTTTTCAGCGACCTGCTATCGTTAAAAGTTGTCAACCTATCTGAAAACGCCATAAATTATCTGCCAGAGGGTTTGTTTCAAAATTCGAAGGAAATTCGTGAAATTTATTTGAGGAACAATGAACTGGAATTATTGCCGAAAAGGATATTTAACAGGTTGGAACAATTACTCGTTTTAGATATTTCAGTGAATAAATTAAAGGGCGACCAAATAGAAGTTGAAACATTTGGTGGTCTAATTAGATTAATTGTGCTAGATCTGTCCAATAATGTTATTGCTCGTATATCCAAAAATATGTTCAAAGATTTGTTCTTCTTGCAAATTCTTAACTTAAGCAACAATTCCATAGGATTTATAGAAGGCAATGCATTTTCCCCACTTTTTAATCTTCATACTTTAAATTTGGGATTAAACAAAATACGAACAGTCGAAGATCACATGTTTAATGGTTTATTTATTCTCAATAAAATGAATCTCAATAACAATTTATTGGCCTATGTAAGCGAAAATGCATTCAAAAATTGTTCcgatttaaaagagttggaCTTAAGCTCTAATAAATTAACCGAAATACCCGCAGCAATATTACAGTTGCCGTTTTTAAAATCATTGGATTTAggtgagaatttattgacagaGATAACTAAcagttcatttaaaaatttatcacAGCTAACTGGCCTACGATTAATTGACAATCAAATAGGAAATCTCACAGCCGGTATGTTTTGGGACATGCCTAGTCTACAAGTGCTCAATAtagctaaaaataaaattcaggCCATCGGTACCGAAACCTTTCAGAAAAATACTCAATTGGAAGCCGTACGTCTAGATACCAATTTCATATCCGATATAAATGGAGTATTTGTGTCATTGACAAAATTGTTATGGCTCAATCTATCCGAAAACCATTTGGTGTGGTTTGATTATGCATTTGTTCCTCCTAACTTGAAGTGGCTCGACATCCATgcgaattttattgaaattctaggcaattactataaaatacaaaaccaGTTACGCGTGAGAACATTGGACGTGAGTCATAATAGGATAGTCTCGTTAGCGCCGTTATCCATACCGAATAGTGTTGAGTTATTGTTTGTAAACAATAACGAAATAACAAATATTGAGCCGGATACCTTCACTGAAAAAACGAATTTAACACGTGTCGATATGTATTcgaataaaattgaaactttggaTGCAAATAGCTTGCGAATTTCGCGATCTTCTGATAAAGATAAAGCATTACCACAGTTTTATATGAGCGGTAATCCCTTTCGGTGTGACTGTACGATGAAATGGCTTTTACTCGTAAACTCCGTTTCTTCCCGACAGTATCCCTACGTGatggatttgaataatgttgCATGTAAAGAGTCGTATGTTCGTGGTGCTAAAAACCAACCCGTCACTACACTACATGCAAAGGATTTTCTCTGCAAATATGACCAACATTGTCCCGAAGATTGTAACTGTTGTGACTTCACGTTCTGTAATTGTAAAGCCGTGTGTCCCGTTGGTTGTTCCTGTTATCATGATTCAACAAAGGCTACTAATGTGGTTGACTGTTCCGCGAAACAAACTGATACGCTGCCTCGTGACATTCCCATAGCTGCAACTCATATTTATTTAGATGGAAACTCTTACATTGaattaaatgaaacaattttCGAATTGATACGAAAAGCTGTGGTATTATACCTCAACTCGagtaatatattaaacataaagaATAATACGTTTCGTGAAATGGTTGACCTCCGAATATTGCATTTAgacaataacaaattaaaacagTTACAAGGCCTTGAGTTTTCCAAATTGAACAACTTAAGAGAATTGTACTTACAGAACAACGGTATTGAGTTCATTTCTAATTTAACATTCACACATCTAAGCTCTTTAGAAGTTTTACGTTTGGACGGTAACAAACTCGTAAATTATGGCCTGTGGCATTTagacaataacaaaaaattacaaacgcTGTTTATCGGTAACAACCTTTGGTcatgtaattgtaaatatttacagGGCTTCCTTACGTATATATCACAGAATGTTGAGAAAGTTGTAGATATTCGTAGTTTGTGGTGCGCAAATGAAAAAGAGAGTTTGTTGAAGAAGCCATTGAATCTCAATATTACAGCTTGTAGTGAAATAAGTGACGGTTCGGTTATAAGCGCGTTTTTCGTGTCTAACAATATACCATTGTTGGCCTCAATCCTCACTGGCTTCATgcttgttttattaatattagctTTAGTATTCACATTTAGATATGCCTGCAGAATGTGGTTATACTCAAATTGCGGCATTAAGCTCTCTCCCCTAGCGAGCGCCTTTAACGACGCTGATAAGCTTTATGACGCTTATATTTGTTATAGCCCCAAAGACGAAGAGTTCATTATAGAAACGCTGGCGCGCGAGCTTGAGAACGGCTATCCGTCGTACCATCTATGTCTGCATTATAGAGATGTTCCACAATTCGAAGCGACATACGCTCAATTCCCCGACTTGGTAGTCGAAGCGACCGAAGCCTCGCGGCGCATTATAGTGGTTCTAACAAAGAATTTTATCTTAACTGAGTGGTCTCAGATAGAATTCCGACAAGCCTTACAGCGAGCGCTTCGTAAGAATCCacacaaattattaattgtcaCCGTAGGGCCCGTGCCGCGCGATCCGGAATTGAAGTCGTATTTCAAAACTGGTTTAGAGATAACATGGAAGGAGAAACGGTTTTGGGAAAGGTTACGGTACGCGATGCCGTCGTCGAAGCGTCGCGGTCACAAGTTAAAAAGACTCAATTACGGGAGAAACTCAAATACGTATACAATGGACGCTTCGGTATTGAACAGCACGTGTCAAACGCTTTGCGGCAAGTCTGCAAACTCCGCTGAGAGATCTCCCTGCGACCGGCCACTGTCTGAACATATATATTCAACAATTGATTCTGATTACCCGTCTAATGACATCCAAGGTCGCCACAATCACCAACAATCTGTTATTCTCCAACACACTGTACAAACCTACCTGGTATGA